In one Polynucleobacter sp. JS-JIR-5-A7 genomic region, the following are encoded:
- a CDS encoding phosphate-starvation-inducible protein PsiE, which yields MNVKNIIGFVEKLFLITIAIFTIAAMGQEVFSLISSRRVELQDLLLMFIYAEVLGMLAAFYSSHRIPITIPLFIAMTALSRLIILQGKDGNPSILLYESGAIILIAGACWIISRVNMLKEND from the coding sequence ATGAACGTTAAAAATATCATTGGCTTTGTTGAAAAATTATTTTTAATTACTATTGCGATTTTTACTATTGCAGCAATGGGCCAAGAGGTTTTTTCCCTTATTAGTAGCCGTCGTGTTGAGCTACAAGATCTATTGCTGATGTTTATTTATGCCGAGGTACTTGGGATGCTGGCAGCCTTTTATTCTAGCCATCGTATTCCTATAACAATCCCTTTATTTATTGCAATGACTGCATTGAGTAGATTAATTATCCTTCAGGGCAAAGATGGAAATCCTTCAATCCTGCTCTATGAGAGCGGGGCTATTATCTTGATTGCTGGTGCTTGCTGGATTATTAGTCGTGTCAATATGCTTAAAGAAAATGATTAG
- a CDS encoding tautomerase family protein — protein sequence MPFVRIDLSKKHPEGFAQQVGEIVYQVMTAHINVPKDDKFQVITKHESQELVVPKSYLGIEYSEDIIFIQVTLNEGRTTELKKKFYKAICEGLVERLKVRPQDIVINLIEVNKENWSFGNGEMQYAPKD from the coding sequence ATGCCATTTGTCAGAATCGATTTAAGTAAAAAACATCCAGAAGGTTTTGCCCAACAAGTAGGCGAAATTGTTTATCAAGTGATGACGGCGCATATTAATGTGCCTAAAGATGATAAGTTTCAAGTTATTACTAAGCACGAAAGTCAGGAGCTAGTCGTACCTAAAAGTTATCTAGGCATTGAGTATTCTGAAGATATTATCTTTATTCAGGTGACTTTAAATGAGGGTAGAACTACTGAGCTGAAAAAAAAGTTCTACAAAGCCATATGTGAAGGCTTGGTTGAAAGACTTAAAGTTAGACCTCAAGACATTGTCATCAATTTGATTGAGGTGAATAAAGAAAACTGGTCATTTGGTAATGGTGAGATGCAATACGCCCCCAAAGATTAG
- a CDS encoding winged helix DNA-binding protein, with the protein MKAINPSAYIRFLNCLDGLDHMNPGKKLDATEEQLLNKITLAATQGKELLVGDLISLSELGSQATLHGRIKNLVAMGYVKLNEDKTDGRKKFVIPTTKAIKHYEHLSACLEKALKSG; encoded by the coding sequence ATGAAAGCTATTAACCCTTCAGCCTATATTCGTTTTTTAAATTGCTTAGATGGCCTTGATCATATGAATCCAGGCAAGAAACTAGACGCAACCGAAGAGCAACTTCTGAACAAGATTACCTTGGCTGCCACTCAAGGCAAGGAGCTTTTGGTGGGCGATTTAATTTCCTTAAGTGAGCTAGGCTCACAAGCGACGCTCCACGGACGTATTAAGAATTTAGTCGCCATGGGTTATGTAAAGCTCAATGAAGATAAGACTGATGGGCGCAAAAAATTTGTGATTCCTACGACAAAAGCGATTAAGCATTATGAGCATTTATCTGCCTGTCTAGAAAAAGCTCTAAAGAGTGGTTAA
- a CDS encoding cupin domain-containing protein — MKLAKWLGLGLSISFFMAHFAFAQTQTDELRPKRTVLQKSDVGSTGREATLQIVEFPAGAAEVPHTHPGELVGYILEGSVDLMVEGKPMASLKEGDGFIIEGGKVHAAKNTAKGITKLLATVILEKGKPTSAPTK, encoded by the coding sequence ATGAAACTAGCAAAATGGCTTGGGCTGGGTTTGTCGATCAGTTTTTTTATGGCCCACTTTGCGTTCGCGCAGACGCAGACTGACGAGTTGCGACCAAAACGTACGGTACTTCAAAAATCGGATGTGGGTAGCACCGGAAGAGAGGCCACTTTGCAGATTGTTGAGTTTCCAGCTGGCGCCGCTGAAGTTCCTCATACCCATCCTGGCGAATTAGTGGGCTATATATTAGAGGGTTCTGTAGATTTAATGGTTGAAGGAAAACCGATGGCCTCTTTGAAAGAAGGCGATGGTTTTATTATTGAAGGCGGTAAAGTGCATGCTGCAAAGAATACGGCTAAAGGAATCACCAAATTATTGGCAACCGTGATCTTGGAAAAAGGTAAGCCAACTTCGGCCCCTACCAAATAA
- a CDS encoding superoxide dismutase family protein, translating into MIKGISLTMGALAVMSLVACQSMEHGTGQKASATLDSRSGSNTKGTVNFVWQGHDVLVTGNFSGLKPNAEQGFHVHEKGDCSAPDATSAGGHFNPDTQSHGMPGSGSNHAGDMPNIKSDANGNAVYSAKLSGFAVNSGPTGILGRSVVVHRDPDDYKSQPAGNSGPRIACGLIK; encoded by the coding sequence ATGATTAAAGGGATTTCTTTAACAATGGGCGCGCTTGCTGTTATGTCTTTGGTGGCTTGCCAATCCATGGAGCATGGAACCGGCCAAAAAGCATCGGCCACCCTGGATTCACGTTCTGGATCAAATACAAAAGGTACGGTTAACTTTGTTTGGCAAGGACATGATGTTTTGGTAACCGGGAACTTTTCCGGATTAAAGCCAAATGCTGAGCAAGGATTTCATGTTCATGAAAAGGGAGATTGTTCTGCCCCTGATGCAACCAGTGCGGGCGGACACTTTAATCCAGACACACAGTCGCATGGTATGCCTGGAAGCGGCTCAAATCATGCTGGAGATATGCCAAATATTAAATCGGACGCCAATGGCAATGCAGTGTATTCGGCAAAGTTAAGTGGGTTTGCAGTTAATAGTGGCCCTACTGGAATATTGGGAAGATCAGTTGTTGTTCATCGCGACCCCGATGATTACAAATCACAGCCAGCGGGTAACTCAGGCCCCAGAATTGCCTGCGGTCTAATTAAGTAA
- a CDS encoding peroxiredoxin encodes MTNFNELPAGLPIPQDDGSTNHLKGMKLPKVSLNATNGKAIHFGDIKGKFVIYCYPMTGRPNVALPDGWDQIPGARGCTPQSCSFRDHYQELQALGAELVGLSVQSTEYQKEMADRLHLPFPVVSDVNYQFQKALNMPTFATSGMILLKRVTLIANHGVIEAVHYPIFPSDSDPAWVIDYLKSH; translated from the coding sequence ATGACAAACTTTAATGAACTTCCTGCAGGTCTACCAATCCCTCAAGACGATGGCTCGACCAATCATTTGAAGGGAATGAAACTACCTAAGGTTTCTTTAAATGCCACCAATGGTAAGGCTATTCATTTTGGCGATATCAAAGGCAAATTCGTTATCTATTGTTATCCGATGACAGGGCGGCCGAATGTTGCTTTACCTGATGGCTGGGATCAAATTCCTGGGGCAAGAGGTTGTACGCCGCAAAGTTGCTCGTTTAGAGATCACTATCAAGAGCTTCAAGCATTAGGTGCGGAGCTTGTAGGTTTGAGCGTTCAATCCACTGAATATCAAAAAGAAATGGCCGATAGACTGCATCTGCCATTTCCGGTTGTCAGTGATGTGAACTATCAATTTCAAAAGGCATTGAATATGCCAACCTTTGCAACATCAGGGATGATTTTATTGAAGCGGGTTACATTAATTGCTAATCATGGTGTGATTGAAGCTGTTCACTATCCAATTTTCCCAAGTGATAGTGATCCAGCCTGGGTAATTGATTATTTGAAGAGCCACTAG
- a CDS encoding histidine phosphatase family protein produces MNRINRTITTCIFLLSSLCIAQQVMATLANDLQDGQHVLLMRHADAPGYGDPAGYVISQCSTQRNLDDYGKRQAKAIGVWLASQGIQKADVFSSPWCRCLDTATLLNKGPIKIEPSLGSFFDNMSLEKKQTKELEELIKSELSRQSKAPLILVTHHVNIQAFTGKVVGVGDMVLVKVNKNGKHLSHAIYPSPKP; encoded by the coding sequence ATGAATCGTATTAATCGAACCATTACTACATGCATTTTTTTACTGAGCAGTCTTTGTATTGCTCAGCAAGTAATGGCTACTCTGGCAAATGATTTGCAGGATGGTCAGCATGTGCTGTTAATGAGGCACGCTGATGCTCCTGGCTATGGAGATCCTGCTGGGTATGTCATTAGCCAGTGCTCCACTCAGCGTAACTTAGATGATTACGGCAAAAGACAAGCTAAGGCAATAGGGGTGTGGTTAGCTAGCCAAGGTATTCAAAAGGCAGACGTGTTTAGTAGTCCATGGTGTAGATGTTTGGATACAGCAACCCTTCTTAATAAAGGTCCAATAAAAATTGAACCATCACTCGGCTCATTTTTTGACAATATGAGCCTAGAAAAGAAGCAAACCAAAGAATTGGAGGAGCTCATTAAAAGCGAGCTGTCTAGGCAATCTAAGGCGCCACTCATTCTGGTAACACACCATGTCAATATTCAGGCCTTCACTGGCAAAGTAGTTGGGGTGGGTGATATGGTTTTGGTGAAGGTGAATAAAAACGGAAAACATCTTTCCCATGCGATTTATCCCAGTCCCAAGCCCTGA
- a CDS encoding tetratricopeptide repeat protein, giving the protein MKKIFLAALWFISMVGLSQAADTAPIKSDPAWLTESRASIKAEKYDQAIKQLQAANEISSADWNNLLGYSLRKKQPPDLVGAEKYYQAALKIDPNHRGALEYYGKLKLINNDLPGAEALLARLDKVCTFGCEEYSDLKEAIQKYKSRK; this is encoded by the coding sequence ATGAAAAAAATATTTCTAGCGGCACTATGGTTCATTTCCATGGTTGGACTATCTCAAGCTGCAGATACTGCACCTATTAAGTCAGACCCGGCTTGGCTAACAGAGTCAAGGGCAAGCATTAAAGCTGAAAAATATGATCAGGCAATAAAACAATTACAGGCTGCCAATGAAATAAGCTCTGCTGATTGGAATAATTTGTTGGGTTACAGTCTTCGCAAGAAACAGCCGCCGGACTTGGTTGGGGCTGAAAAGTATTATCAAGCCGCCCTGAAAATAGACCCAAATCATCGCGGTGCTCTTGAGTATTACGGCAAGCTAAAGTTAATTAACAATGACTTACCAGGCGCTGAGGCATTATTGGCAAGATTAGATAAAGTTTGTACATTTGGATGCGAGGAATATTCAGATTTAAAAGAGGCTATACAAAAATATAAGTCTAGAAAGTAG